The Coffea arabica cultivar ET-39 chromosome 2c, Coffea Arabica ET-39 HiFi, whole genome shotgun sequence genome includes the window tcaataaaaccatttaagaaagTACTTTTAATATCCATTTAAAATagtttgaaattcttgaaacatgcaaaggcAAAAAACGTTCTAATTGATTCTAGTCTAGTTACGggtgcaaatgtttcatcaaaatttattctttcttcttgtgcataCCCCTTCGCTACAAGTCTAACCTTATTCGTTACTATttcacctttgtcattcattttgtttcgaAATACccattttgtgccaatgataggatgatcTTGAAGTTTTTCAACTAATGTccaaaccttgtttctttcaaattgatttagttcCTCTTCCATAACTAAAATACAGTTTACATctttcaatgcatcaacaacatttttggaTTCAAAATATGAGACTAAtgcaaaattatccatcaattgTTTAGAGGAGGAATGAGTTTtgaccttctcggatggatcaccaatgatgaGCTCCTTATGAtggttttgaacaaattttcaaACTCTTGGAAGATTGTTAGGTGTACCAACATCCTTATCATTATTTTCCAGTGCTGGACTAACTTGAGAACTATCTTCcttttgaatcattttctgaTGAAACATTGTCTTGATCATTAATTGTGAGCTTCTTTAGTTCTCCTTAAACacctgcatcatcatcttcaccacaacttttgaaaatatcaccattagattcatcaaaagtggCATGTATAGCTTCCTCTATAACGAGAGTCCTTCGATTATAAAGACtctaaaatctttttttttttacaataatCCAAGAAAATTCgttcattagattttttttatcaaacttttcaagatGTTCCTTAATGTTTAAAATGAagcatttgcaaccaaaaactttgaagTATCCAATAATAAgtttttttatcaaacattaACTCATAATaggttttatttaaaaataatctCAAGAGAACTCTATTCATAGTATAACAAGCTGTATTTATAActtcaacccaaaaatattttggcaagTTGCATTCATACAACATGGTTCTTGCTGCCTCTTGaaaagttctattttttctttcaacaactccattttgttgaggaGTTCTTGCAGTAGAAAATTCATGTGTAATTCCATTGttatcacaaaattctgaaaagccacaaaaacgAAATTCTGAACCATTGTCACTTCTGATCTTGATGATTTTCAACCCAATTAGATTTTGTACTTTTACAAATAATGAAACAAAGTTTTTTAAGGCATCATCTTTgtgtgcaagaaacatcacccaagtatatctagaataattaTTAACAACAACAAAGTAATATCTTTTGCCATCTAAGCTAGCagtttgtgtaggaccaaataaatcaagatgtaaaagtttcaaaacttttgtagtagaaacacatttcttgggtttaaaagaaactttgatttgtttttcaaattgacaagcatcacagatgttgtccttttcaaatttaatttttggcaaatctctaacaagttcctttttggaaatctcttttagcaaatccatgttgaaataacaaagtcttctatgccataaCCAAAGGTCTTCATTTGCTACTTTAAGATATTTAAAGTTGGAagaatcaacattttcaagaacaACTATATAAATGTCAtttatttttgggttaaaaacaaaaaagccccctgtgataagcctaatacacagaaaagccccccatggtttcaaaatatacaacacgacccctcatgctttgaactaaattgtaaaggtgacggaatccgttaaacttaacggaaatgacttattggaacctaaaaaaaaatttttatacctaatttttatcaaatatacctattctaccccttaactctcaattctctctacttaaaaaataaaacaaatgatttttttgagctgtcttttgtttaattatgtaagggtattttggtcattttgaccatttccgttaagtttaacggattctgtcacctttacaatttagttcaaagtatgaggggtcgtgttgtatattttgaaatcatgggggacttttctgtgtattagactTATCACAGgggacttttttgtttttaaccctttaTTTTTATTCCTTTGAAAATAGTATTAAGTTTTGAGTCAAGAATAAGACATTTATGCTTTTTGAATAACACTAACAGATTTCTATCACACAGttgactaacacttaacaagttataactcaaattatcaactataagaatattgtgaacaaaagtttgaccattcttaccaataTCACCAATTCCAACAGTTTTGGTTTTATTATTATCTCCAAAAGTTACCTTTCCGCTTGATTTTGGGTTAAGTtggatgaattgtgatggatcaccagtcatatgccttgaacatccactatctatgaaccgTTTTGATTTCTTAACGATATTCATCAAATTCACCTACACAAGAGTTCACAAGATAAAATATGGCACTCTTTActttttgggtccttgagagttagcattatgtctaactTTCCACATGCATTTTAtgtcatttctcatatttttttttagcatAGCAGTTACTCATCATGTGACcaatttgataataaaaattgCACATAGTCAGTGAATTACTTGCATGGACAGGTTTAAGAAATCTGATTTATCTTCTCTTGTAAATGGTAAATTCGTGTGCATTAGAGTTCAATCTTTTTTCATGCATGCCAAAAAGAGATTTTGGTTCATTCCTTTGAAACcagttttgtttcttgtgttgAAGCAAATCATCAAGGTCATCCATTCTCCTTTTCAAGtttctttgttccttttttaacaattcacaaagttttgtttttttatCCAGTTCAATATGCAAATCAGTCTCAATTCTTTTCAGGTTATCATTTTCAACTTTCAGATTCTTGTTTTGAAAAAGgtttgcattgtcttgaataAGAAAATTGATCTTTTATTTTAGTTCCTTGATTTTAACATaggattttttcaaactatTATGCAGTCTCTCCATAAatgaattaacatcatcatcagattcatcatcactatcaagtGGAGAGTTACAAGTAGTTACCtcatcatcaccaatggccatgaaagccatttgggtagattcctcttcttcttcgacttcaccttctgagttgcaatcattccatgtaatttgaaagttgttgaattttgattttcgttcaacttttctttccttcttttcttcattggacactcacttaCGTAAtctccaggttggccgcattcaaagcatttatcagtttgctttttattgaactcttgcttccctttattttttgcattgctgaactgatttgggaataagttgctgtttcctccttttctgaaccttcgtttgttgagaattctcttgaaactttttatgATGAGAGATAGATCACTGTCATCAACTTCTGCATCTTCTCTATccagggaggcagaatcatcttcatcttgagatgcttttagagcaatgctccttcttacttttgcatcctcttcctcttgcactttggacttaagtttcagttcataagaggttagagaatttataagagattcaataggcaaggaatttagatctctagtttcttcaatggcagtcactttactctcctaGTCCTTGGATAAagtattcagaatttttctatttttctcacctagagagtttTCCTTTTCCAACACCTCTAAGTtcttaatgaggtcattgaatctacaatatacatcttatcaatgtttttatgaggttccatcttaaacgaTTCATatttggtaaccagaatagattcttttgttctctcatattctcactcccttcatggatttctctaaatTTGTCTCAGATTTTTTTAGTTGACTTACACCCTTTGACCCTaatggattcatttgaatctaagacaCTATACAACACATTCATAACTTTAGCATTCAAGGTAAGATGACTTCTATTTTCACCAGTCAACtcatttctaatttttggtttCGGTCTATGAGTGATTTCATCTATTATAGAggtatcatatggaccttcattgacaatgaaccataactcaatatcaagagattgcaagaaaatgattattctttccttccaactcacataattggatccattaaacattggaggtttagtgacGGATTGTCcctcaaaaaatatggcattgttggttgtcatttttactccaaagccgattgagcttaatctctaggagaccaaactctgataccaattgtaaagatcaaagacaatctaagagggggttGAATTAGGTTATTTAAGAAACTAATCAAATTGTAAGactctttttcttcaatttgaaaATTACTCTCCTTTCTAGATAACCACACAATGTAGCAATTAACGAGAGATCAAgattgcttgtgagtagaagagaaaGACAGTTTGTATTTGCAATATAGTAAACAGTAGAGAAAGGATAGCAAACCAGAATCActtccaaactcctcttgagcttggataaaataaatttcttcaagttgatcaattacaaccaatctttgtgtacaaaggaaggatcacttcctccttaccccaagccacacttgatcaagttagaaaattttactatcactcggataaccctcataaatctacactattgaagtaattttctcacacaagaaaaggttCTATGAaatttacacaactaagagtacaaatctttcTTGAAAAGTATTTTCTCAATAAAATCACTCTTGATATGATGTaatctcaatgtgcaaagttatttttaAGTGGTTccctttgttctatttatatgagaccaaaaaattcttcaattaatgcttccaacggatagaaagtagttgaagaattaactagccgttggaagtgtcggacgtccggtggaccTATTTCTTGCGTCCAAATGCAGGCAGTgagttcaagaaaatttcttgaattctttcGAACGTTCGGTACCTTTAGTGTATGCGTCCGAAGGTAGGGAGTGAAACTGaaaattcttcttcaattcttttcggacgtccggtgcctcTAAagctttgcgtccgaagtgtcgcaatgtttgtcggacgtccggtgctctgaTGATGTGCGTCCGATTGAAGTCAGTGAGTTTAGAAGAAATAATTTAATATCTTTGGATGTCCAAGAGTGGAGTTCTCCATGCATCTGAAGTTGCGTAatgattgtcggacgtccgatccaatctttttgtgcgtccgatagCCGCTTCAGTATTCTTGGTGCTTAGtttttgaacctgttttgctccatttttgaaaaggtctattaagaaaatattagtaacatccatttgttttgtaatcatcaaaagctacAGATTGAGATAAACAGGTtatcaataattaaaaaaaaattgattgtcATCGCTTATATGgcagttataacttatttatcaGATCATAAGCGGAATTATTTTGTATCGACGTTCAATTAGGAGAACCATTTCCGAAATTGCTTCTTGACTAGAGTTTGTTCAATATTATTTGAGTCTTAATAATTTACTATTTACTCTGAGCTATTTATTATATTCAAGTAATCTAGTTTATTTTCATAAAACCTCCCGTATCCAGAATTGTAGAAGAagttaatttcttttagtctcTATAGATttgaccctgcttaccactagaTGCAAAAGTTCTATTTAATTTGAGTAGGAATTTATTATTGCATAGGCTCGACAAACTGTCAGTAACTAGGAAAAAACTCTCTTCCTTCTCTCTTCTTATTTTCTCTAATTTCTCAACTATTTCATGGCTGCCCTTCAGCCGTCGGCTGAGGGGCAAGGATTATCACCTACCAAAAACAAATCTTTTTCTCAACTTTTTTCTCAGCCGGCAACATCGCCTATCCACATTCAGCAGGCTTCTGTCTACAAGGGAGAAGCTGCGGTAGTTTTTTCTAAAGCAGATGCAGACAAACTTGCAGCGCCGTTTCAATGGGCTTTGGTGGGAAAATTTTCTTACGGCCGACTGTCTTTGGAAGACATTCGAAAGTTTTTTGCTTCTTTAAACCTGAAGGATCATGTTTCTATTGGATTGATGGACTATAGGCATGTTCTCATTAAGTGCATGGCTGAAGCTGACTTCAACAGAATTTGGATGAGAGGGATTTGGCAGCTGGGTAAATATCCGATGCGTGTGTTTAGATGGACAAGGGAGTTTCATGTGCTTAGGGAATCATCTTTGGCTCCGGTTTGGGTAGTTCTTCCAGCTCTGCCTATTCATTATTTCGACAAACATTCATTATTCTCCATACTTTCTCCAGTAGGAAGACCACTGTTTCTAGATTCGGCAACGGCAGCTGGGACTCGACCAAGTTTGGCCAGGGTATGTGTGGAGCTCGATGTAGCGAAATCTTTTACACAAAGAGTTTGGGTGGCTGTTGAAGGGGAGTCTGGATTTTGGCAACGGATTGTGCCAGAGAATATGCCATTGTATTGTTCAACTTGTTCACGTTTGGGTCATTCCCAAGAGCAATGCAAGAAGAATGTAACTGAGGTTGGGTCTCGGTATCTATATAAGCATAACACGAAGCTGCAGACGGATCTATCGTTAGAAGTTAATAATGTTCAAGTGTCTAATTTAGACCTCGTGAAAAACCCAGATGCTAACTTGGAAAAAACAACAGATGCCGTGACTGATTCCGACGAAGTACATCGTACTGAGATGGGCAATTATGCGGAAAAACTAAAAGGTGCAGTGGTGGAGGAAGTTTGTACTGCCACAAAGGTTCAAGAAGTTAGTAAGCCTGATGATCACCTAATTCAGCTTGGAGTAACTAAGTTGCCGTCCTCTGCTGGATTTGAACAACCACAAAATGATCTTGCAATGGAGCTGCCAGTTCGTGAGAAACGAAGGGAAATGGAAAACCAGCTGGAGAAGGTCCACGGGAATGAATACCAAGGGACCCGTTTTGAAACTAATATAAATCCCACAGACAAACTTCAGAGTAAGGCCGACAAAAATACTCTTCATCATCTAAATACTGATCACCAAGTGGTGATAGTTGCTGCATCCAAGCCGACAACATATGATGTGCAAGGGAATTTGAATACGGCTCATATGGGAGAGCAAGCACTTGTTGGGGAACAATTGTTAATGCAAAAGCATTCAGAACAGGCCCATGGAAATGATGAAGGGACCCAAGCTACATCGTCTGAAGCATCAAAAGAGAAACTTCAGTCCATGGCCGACAATAACTCTTTGGAGCATCTCTATGTTGAGTTGCGAGGAGTGGAGAATTTCGGTCCTACAGAGCATGGGATAGTGGAGGTTAATTCACCAACTGTTGCAGGAAATTTGTCTCCCAGACCGGGTGTCCCACAAGAAAATTTGACTGAATCATCAGGTCCTTCTTCAAGTCTTGATCAATCAGGGGGGGCTGACCGTAATCCCAAACAAAAAAGGACAAAAGGTTTGAGGGCTAATCTGCAAACCGACAGAATTTTGCGCTCACGGTCAGAGACatcatccaaaaactcattCCAGGTTCTTTCTCATGATTAATGGCattttttggaatattagagGAGTAGCTAAAGCACCTAATCTACGAAGATTAATCAATTTAGTACGGACACATCATCTCCAATTTGTTGTGATTTGTGAGCCAAAGTTAGACGTATCTAAAATACAAACCATTCGTCTACGTCTAttatttgattacgtgcttgTTAATTGTTCAAGTGATATTTGGGTGTTCTACAATAATCCTTTTCTTTGCTCGATTGTTGGTAATTCGGATCAGCATATTTCTCTACATGTACAAAGTCCCCTAATTCCTTCTCCAATAATTTTGTCCTTTGTTCATGCAAAATGCTCAGTTGACGAGCGGCGTGAGTTATGGTCCTCATTGTTAGCTGATAAGCCTAGTTTTCTTCCTTGGTGTATTGGGGGTGATTTTAATGTTATTGTAGCAACTCATGAAAAAAGGGGAAGTCGTCCATTTGCTATAACAGAAGGAGTGGAATTTCTGTCTTTCATGGAGGAGGCTGGAGTATTTGATGTAGGCTTCTCAGGACCCAATTTTACATGGTCAAACAATCGACGAAGTAGAGCTCGGATTTCAAAGAGGTTAGACAGGTTCTTAGTCAACGGGGCATGTCTGGATCTTTCTCATAACATTTCTGTCATTCACTTGGCTAGACATCCATCTGACCATTCACCGTTAAAGCTCTCATTTGTTCCTCAATCAGATACTAAGCCGCGTCCATTTCGATTTTTGAATGTGTGGACAACTAAACCACAACTCTTGGAGGTAATACGCCAGGCTTGGACTCAAGATGTCAATGGATCTCCGATGCGTGCTCTATGTTCTAAATTATTAGCAACAAGAAAAGCTATTCAGACATGGAACAAAGAACACTTTGGAAACGTGATCGATAATGTGCGATCTGCAGAAATGGCGGTGCAACGGGCAGAAGAAGTGGTAGATCAAGATGATTCGGAGGAGTGCCAGATTGAACTCAAAAAGGCTCAGGCGGAGCTGAGATATGCATTatcaattgaagaacaattttgGAGGCAAAAGGCTAGGGTAAAATGGCTTCGACAGGGAGATACTAATTCAAAGTATTTTCATGCGATAGTAAGACAGAGACGGGCTCAAGCTATGATTCATCGTATCAAAAAAGCCAATGGTGTTTGGGTGGACAATGAAGCTGATATAGCAAGTGAAGCAACCACCTATTTCTCTGAACTTTTCTCGGATTCTTTGGGATCATCTGCAGATATGCTACATCTCATTCCACCTATGATTTCGGGAGAGGATAATGTGAAGTTGGAAGAAATCCCTTCAATTGAAGAGGTTTATAGAGTCCTGCAGGCAATGGATGAAGAAAGTGCTGCTGGCCCAGATGGATTCACgggaaaattttttacttttgcatGGCAAGTAATCGCCCAAGATGTCTACAAGGCGGTACTCAGTTTTTTCTGTGGAGCAGAGCTACCTCGTTTCATCACCTCTACTTCAATTGTTCTAATTCCGAAGGTGCCAAATCCTcaagatttttctcaatttagACCCATCAGCCTATGTAACTTCTTCAACAAGCTATTATCAAGGATCTTGGCAGACAGAATGGCGGGAATATTGCCAAAAATTATTTCTCCCCAGCAGACAGGATTTGTGAAGGGTCGCAATATAACCGAAAACTTCCTACTTGCACAGGAGGTGATATCGGGTATGGCGAAAAAGAATAGAGGTGGAAATGTGGTTATGAAACTAGACATGTCTAAGGCATATGACAGAGTGGCATGGAGTCATATTATAAATGTTCTGAGAAGGTTCGGTTTTGGTGAGAGATTCATTGATATGGTTTGGCGACTGATTTCTAATGTCTGGTTTTCCGTCATTATAAATGGATCCTCATATGGTTTTTTCAAGTCTTCAAGAGGACTCCGTCAGGGGGACCCATTATCACCAGCATTATTTATTATAGGGGCAGAGGTGTTATCTAGAGCACTGAATAATCTTGTCATGCAACCAAGATTTGTGAGTTTCAAAGTTCCATATGGATGCCCGTCTATTACTCACTTGGCATTTGCGGATGATGTTCTTATATTTGCAAATGGATCCTCATTTTCCCTGAAGGCTATCATGAAAGTGTTAGATGATTATCAAAGATGCTCGGGCCAATTACTAAATGTACAAAAAAGCTGTTATCTGGTTCATCCATCTGTATCAATGGCAAGACGACGGCTGCTTGATCGCATCTCTAGGTTTGCCCGCAAGTCATTTCCAATACGCTATTTAGGGTTTCCGCTCTACATTGGAAGATGCAAATCATCTTATTTTGGAGAAGTTTGTCACGCAATACTAGCAAGGATTCTGTCTTGGAAATCAAGGTTACTTTCCTTTGGAGGAAAAATTATTCTAATCAAGCATGTACTATCTTCAATACCAGTTCACCTAATGTCAGCTGCAGTGATTCCCAGCTCGGTGTTTAAAACTATAGAAAAGGCATGCTCGGCATTCCTCTGGGGATCCTCACCCGAGGAATCGAAGCTTCATTGGATACGTTGGCCTCAATTGTGCTATCCAGTTGAGGAAGGGGGAATTGGATTTCGGAGATTATGTGACGTCTACACAGCCTTTTCCTCCAAGTTATGGTGGAAATTCCGAACAGAATCATCACTGTGGTCGACCTTCATGAAAGCAAAGTATTGTAAATGTCTGCACCCTTGTCAGGTAGAACTCAGGCCAACGGATTCGGCAATTTGGCGAAGGATGCTCAATGTGAGTCGGCAAGTGGAACTCTCAATATTATGGGTGGCCAAATATGGGGCGTGTCATTTTTGGTACGATAACTGGTTGGGGAGTGGTGCATTGTTTCTAAAGGTTCCAGTTATCCCAAATTTGACGTTCCGAAACTTCGTAAACAACGGCCATTGGGATTTGAATCTTCTATACCACACATTGCCAAAGGAAATTGCTTATTCCATCTCAGAACAAATGGTCCCAGAAGAAGGAAGTATAGCTGAAGTCTTTTGGATGCCCACAACAACTGGAAATTTCTCTCTACATTCGGCTTTTGGGGACATTAGGCAGACCCGACCCACGTCTATGGTATTTGCTTCCATTTGGCACCCTCTGATACCtttgaaagtttcatttttcatgttGAGATTACTTCTGAGGAGAATACCGACACCGGATAAGCTTCGTaaatttggtttccatttgCCGTCAAAGTGCTTTTGCTGTACTGAGCCTTCCGAGGAGTCTATTGAGCATTTATTCTCCAACGGACACATTGCGTCATTCCtttggaattattttggagggttatgtggaataaaattctcaagATCTTTTCTACGAGCACGCATAGTTGATTGGTGGTTGAATTCACAGGATTCTGAGTTACGAAAGATTATTTGCCGTATTCTTCCTAGTGTAATTTGCTGGCAgatttggaaggaaaggaaCAAAGCAATGTTTGAGGGTGTCCAGATGCAATCATCGGCCATTCGCCAAGCCATCTTCTCAGAAATCCAATCCATGGTAGGAATACATTTTAAACAATTGATAAGACTACAATCCTTTTGTCAATTGTATGATTGGTCAAAGGCACCTGGGGGTACGGTTGTATATCAAGGTATCCGCTAGGAAACCAAAGAGACAGGGAGGTATACTCTTAACACGGATGGATGTGCTAAGGGTAATCCAGGAATAGGTGGAGGTGGGGGCATACTCCGGGATTCCACTGGATTACCAATGATTGGTTTTTCGGCATATCTGGGAGAAACTACATGTCTCCGTGCAGAGGCTTGTGCCCTTCTTATTGGTCTTCAGATCTGTATACATAACGGTTTTGGAAACATATGTGTACAATCAGATTCTTTGGTTTTAATTGGGATCATTCAACGTCGTACTCAGTGTCCGTGGAAAATTCGAAGATACGTCAACCAGATTTGGCAATTATTAGATGATCCACCTAGATTCACGCACTGCTATCGGGAGGCTAACACAGTTGCTGATGCTTTATCTAATGTGGGTATATCTCATCCAGATAAACAAATTGAGGTTTACGATACTTTCAGTAAATTCCCAAGATTGGCTCGTGGGGCAATCCGTTTGGACAGAATAGGGATACCTTCAATTAGAAAAATGAGGATTATGTAAGAGGAATATTTGGTTCTATTTtccatgaataaataaaaagaatttctataaaaaaaaaaaaaaaggtagcaAGTAGAAAGGGCACCTTGAACCTGCGGCAGAGAAACTAAAGGCACTCCAACAAAGAAACCTCAACACTTTCCAATATTTCTAAAACGAAAAAGGAAATGGTACCAATCAATTTAGATTTAATCCCACAACTTGAGCAAAAAGATAAATTATCTAGTATTTTCCAATGCTTGACCATATCTGTACCTACAATCACGTTTTGGTTTGCGTAGATGTCATACATCACAAAACCAGCATCTCACACAAAGTGAATGAGATGTTGGCGCATCTCATCACATAATAATTAATTGAAAACAACATGCATTGCATCCTTAATTTTTTTGGAGCATTACACCAAGATAGAATGACTTAATATAAATGGATTCTAATTTATACTTACTATTCTAACCAGACCTACCATTCCAATTTAGCACACATTTTTGTCAGAATATGGTAAATAAAGGCACTTTATACTATATGAATTTCACAAAAAGTTATGCAAAAAATGGACGTATAGGTAGAGAAGATACATACCCAAAAAGTTCTCAATTATGTTTTCAAGATGCTAAAGTAAttcttttccagatttgctgatGGTGCTTTTTGTTTTCAAGGTTTATGCAAAGAACATCATACTATCTCTCTTAGTCAAATAATACAATTCTTCACCACAAATTTCCTAAAGCATCTCTGAACCtagcttggaaaaaaaaaaggagagctTCTTATTAACACTATGAAATGATTGTGAGAAAGAAGAATTTAACCTAGAGTAATTAACATACAACTcctcaaaggaaagaaaaattagaaacaaccaatatttttttatcttaaaATTGTACCCATATTCACACAATATACAAtgataaaacaaacaaaaacctATAAACCATTATTTTGTTCTATGGGAtttagagaggaaaaaaagTACCTTTAGTGATTGTAATGGTAGATGACAACAGAATTGAGATGCTAGATGATAGGGTTTGTAGATAAAGTTTTGTGGAGAATGCTagattgaaaaattttcagtgAGTTTCAATGTTTTTAGGATTTACTCTAATACTTATCAGTTACGAGAAGAAGTAAGGAAACCTCATCAATTAGGCAAGTAAATCTCATCAAACAGTGaactgtgtttttttttttttcattttgcttaTTTTAAACTTTTAGGAAATGCCAGTAACACTCATGATCCAATGACGCATAAGGTGAAATGCCAACCAAGTGTGGCCAAATTTGCATTTGATGGCATAGTTAGCAAAAATGCTGTTGAGCTAGCATTTTCATTGTGTGAAGAAGTGAAGTCCCCTTGAAAGATTCAACCATGGCGTTCCCTTGAAAAGTTCCATTAAATAGCTGCCA containing:
- the LOC140035592 gene encoding uncharacterized protein, with translation MAALQPSAEGQGLSPTKNKSFSQLFSQPATSPIHIQQASVYKGEAAVVFSKADADKLAAPFQWALVGKFSYGRLSLEDIRKFFASLNLKDHVSIGLMDYRHVLIKCMAEADFNRIWMRGIWQLGKYPMRVFRWTREFHVLRESSLAPVWVVLPALPIHYFDKHSLFSILSPVGRPLFLDSATAAGTRPSLARVCVELDVAKSFTQRVWVAVEGESGFWQRIVPENMPLYCSTCSRLGHSQEQCKKNVTEVGSRYLYKHNTKLQTDLSLEVNNVQVSNLDLVKNPDANLEKTTDAVTDSDEVHRTEMGNYAEKLKGAVVEEVCTATKVQEVSKPDDHLIQLGVTKLPSSAGFEQPQNDLAMELPVREKRREMENQLEKVHGNEYQGTRFETNINPTDKLQSKADKNTLHHLNTDHQVVIVAASKPTTYDVQGNLNTAHMGEQALVGEQLLMQKHSEQAHGNDEGTQATSSEASKEKLQSMADNNSLEHLYVELRGVENFGPTEHGIVEVNSPTVAGNLSPRPGVPQENLTESSGPSSSLDQSGGADRNPKQKRTKVDERRELWSSLLADKPSFLPWCIGGDFNVIVATHEKRGSRPFAITEGVEFLSFMEEAGVFDVGFSGPNFTWSNNRRSRARISKRLDRFLVNGACLDLSHNISVIHLARHPSDHSPLKLSFVPQSDTKPRPFRFLNVWTTKPQLLEVIRQAWTQDVNGSPMRALCSKLLATRKAIQTWNKEHFGNVIDNVRSAEMAVQRAEEVVDQDDSEECQIELKKAQAELRYALSIEEQFWRQKARVKWLRQGDTNSKYFHAIVRQRRAQAMIHRIKKANGVWVDNEADIASEATTYFSELFSDSLGSSADMLHLIPPMISGEDNVKLEEIPSIEEVYRVLQAMDEESAAGPDGFTGKFFTFAWQVIAQDVYKAVLSFFCGAELPRFITSTSIVLIPKVPNPQDFSQFRPISLCNFFNKLLSRILADRMAGILPKIISPQQTGFVKGRNITENFLLAQEVISGMAKKNRGGNVVMKLDMSKAYDRVAWSHIINVLRRFGFGERFIDMVWRLISNVWFSVIINGSSYGFFKSSRGLRQGDPLSPALFIIGAEVLSRALNNLVMQPRFVSFKVPYGCPSITHLAFADDVLIFANGSSFSLKAIMKVLDDYQRCSGQLLNVQKSCYLVHPSVSMARRRLLDRISRFARKSFPIRYLGFPLYIGRCKSSYFGEVCHAILARILSWKSRLLSFGGKIILIKHVLSSIPVHLMSAAVIPSSVFKTIEKACSAFLWGSSPEESKLHWIRWPQLCYPVEEGGIGFRRLCDVYTAFSSKLWWKFRTESSLWSTFMKAKYCKCLHPCQVELRPTDSAIWRRMLNVSRQVELSILWVAKYGACHFWYDNWLGSGALFLKVPVIPNLTFRNFVNNGHWDLNLLYHTLPKEIAYSISEQMVPEEGSIAEVFWMPTTTGNFSLHSAFGDIRQTRPTSMVFASIWHPLIPLKVSFFMLRLLLRRIPTPDKLRKFGFHLPSKCFCCTEPSEESIEHLFSNGHIASFLWNYFGGLCGIKFSRSFLRARIVDWWLNSQDSELRKIICRILPSVICWQIWKERNKAMFEGVQMQSSAIRQAIFSEIQSMGNPGIGGGGGILRDSTGLPMIGFSAYLGETTCLRAEACALLIGLQICIHNGFGNICVQSDSLVLIGIIQRRTQCPWKIRRYVNQIWQLLDDPPRFTHCYREANTVADALSNVGISHPDKQIEVYDTFSKFPRLARGAIRLDRIGIPSIRKMRIM